In a single window of the Bradyrhizobium erythrophlei genome:
- a CDS encoding TCR/Tet family MFS transporter — protein MSESVVEAPQEARAVRGGAVAFIFVTILLDMFALGMIMPILPKLVESFVDNDTASAARIFGLFGTAWALMQFFFSPILGGLSDRFGRRPVVLLSNFGLALDYVLMALAPSLIWLFVGRVISGITSASISTAFAYIADVTPPERRAAVFGKIGVAFGAGFILGPAIGGLLGGMNPRLPFWVAAGLSFANTLYGLLILPESLPRDRRSPFRWKSANPLGALHLLRSDRVLAGLSVVTFVAQLAHVVLPSTFVLYATYRYGWDATTVGLTLAMVGICAMAVQGAAIEPIVRRFGERRALLLGLGCGAVGFLIFGAAPNGPLFWLGIPVMALWGVAGAATQALMTHSVAPDQQGQLQGATSSVQSVSQLVGPFLFTLTFSYFIGAQAPLKLPGAPFLLASALLVLALVIAARTLSRRAAVRSA, from the coding sequence GTGTCCGAGAGCGTTGTCGAAGCGCCCCAGGAAGCGCGCGCGGTGCGCGGCGGGGCGGTAGCCTTTATCTTCGTCACCATTCTCCTGGACATGTTCGCGCTCGGCATGATCATGCCGATCCTGCCCAAGCTCGTTGAAAGCTTTGTCGACAACGATACCGCGAGCGCGGCACGGATCTTCGGCCTGTTCGGCACCGCATGGGCGTTGATGCAGTTTTTCTTCTCGCCGATTCTCGGCGGCCTGTCGGATCGGTTCGGCCGGCGGCCGGTGGTGCTGTTGTCTAATTTCGGGCTCGCGCTCGATTACGTCCTGATGGCGCTGGCGCCGTCGCTGATCTGGCTTTTCGTCGGCCGCGTGATCTCGGGCATCACCTCGGCCAGCATCTCGACGGCATTCGCCTACATCGCGGATGTAACGCCGCCGGAACGCCGCGCGGCGGTGTTCGGCAAGATCGGCGTCGCGTTCGGCGCCGGCTTTATTCTTGGACCCGCGATCGGCGGCCTGCTCGGCGGCATGAATCCGCGACTGCCGTTCTGGGTCGCGGCGGGTTTGAGTTTTGCCAACACGCTCTACGGGCTGCTGATCCTTCCCGAGTCGCTGCCGCGCGACCGCCGCTCGCCGTTCCGCTGGAAAAGCGCCAATCCGCTGGGCGCCCTGCATCTACTGCGCTCCGACCGGGTACTCGCAGGCCTATCGGTGGTGACGTTTGTCGCGCAGCTCGCGCATGTGGTGCTGCCCTCGACGTTCGTGCTCTACGCGACCTATCGATATGGCTGGGATGCGACCACCGTCGGCCTGACGCTGGCCATGGTCGGGATCTGCGCGATGGCCGTGCAGGGAGCTGCTATCGAGCCGATCGTCCGGCGTTTCGGCGAGCGCCGCGCGCTGCTGCTTGGGCTCGGCTGCGGCGCCGTGGGCTTTCTGATTTTTGGTGCTGCGCCAAATGGTCCGCTGTTCTGGCTCGGGATTCCCGTGATGGCATTGTGGGGCGTTGCCGGTGCGGCGACGCAGGCGCTGATGACGCACTCGGTCGCGCCGGACCAGCAGGGCCAGTTGCAGGGCGCGACCTCGAGCGTGCAAAGCGTGTCCCAGCTGGTGGGACCGTTCCTGTTCACGCTGACATTTTCCTATTTCATCGGCGCGCAGGCTCCGCTGAAATTGCCGGGCGCGCCGTTCCTGCTGGCCTCGGCGCTGTTGGTGCTGGCGCTGGTGATCGCCGCGCGCACGCTCTCGCGCCGTGCGGCGGTGCGCTCAGCGTAG
- a CDS encoding class I adenylate-forming enzyme family protein, translated as MDWSHYSIPAMRREARFGDRVVPAFCERPKNIWAMVSDAALRNPDGEALVCGDRRMTWREVAQQSADVAAGFRRMGLQRGDRIALLLGNRVEFVLAMFGAAHLGLVTVLLSTRQQKPEIAYALSDCGARLLIHEATLSERLPDARDIPDLQYRIPVDDGESASRLFDSTDSAPWHEPADVDEEDTAMILYTSGTTGRPKGAMLAHCNVIHSAMVYEACMALTSADRSIAAVPLGHVTGVIANIMCMARCAGTLIVVAEFKAAEYLKIAARERVTQTLMVPAMYNLCLLQSDFDSYDLRAWRIGGYGGAPMPVATIEKLAVKLPGLKLINAYGSTETTSPSTIMPPELTAAHIDSVGLPCPGAQIIVVDADGHELPRGEIGEIWTHGGSVIRGYWNNPKATAESFTGGFWHSGDLGSIDAGNFVRVFDRQKDMINRGGLKIYSAEVESVLASHPAVVESAIIAKPCPVLGERVHAVIVIRDGSVSGETLRAWCAERLSDYKVPETIDLTAEPLPRNANGKVMKRQLREVWAAAQ; from the coding sequence ATGGACTGGTCGCATTATTCCATCCCGGCGATGCGGCGCGAGGCGCGCTTCGGCGACCGCGTGGTGCCGGCGTTCTGCGAGCGGCCCAAAAACATCTGGGCGATGGTGTCGGATGCGGCGTTGAGAAATCCGGACGGCGAAGCGCTGGTCTGCGGCGACAGGCGGATGACATGGCGCGAGGTCGCGCAACAATCCGCTGACGTAGCGGCGGGGTTCCGGAGGATGGGTCTGCAACGCGGCGACCGTATTGCGCTATTGCTCGGCAACCGCGTCGAATTCGTGCTGGCGATGTTCGGTGCGGCACATCTCGGTCTGGTGACGGTGCTGCTCAGCACCCGCCAGCAAAAGCCTGAGATCGCCTATGCGCTTTCCGACTGCGGCGCCAGGCTCCTGATCCACGAGGCCACGCTTTCCGAGCGTCTGCCCGACGCGCGCGACATTCCCGATCTGCAGTACCGGATCCCGGTCGACGATGGCGAAAGCGCATCGAGGCTTTTCGATTCGACCGATAGCGCGCCTTGGCATGAGCCCGCCGATGTCGACGAAGAGGACACGGCGATGATCCTCTACACCTCCGGCACTACCGGGCGACCCAAGGGCGCGATGCTTGCGCATTGCAATGTCATTCATTCGGCCATGGTCTATGAAGCCTGCATGGCGCTGACGTCGGCGGACCGTTCGATCGCCGCGGTACCGCTCGGGCATGTCACCGGCGTGATCGCCAACATCATGTGCATGGCCCGTTGCGCGGGAACGTTGATCGTCGTCGCCGAATTCAAGGCTGCGGAGTACCTGAAAATCGCAGCGCGCGAACGCGTCACCCAGACCCTGATGGTGCCGGCGATGTACAATCTTTGCCTGCTGCAGTCGGACTTCGACTCCTACGATCTTCGCGCGTGGCGGATCGGGGGTTATGGCGGCGCGCCGATGCCGGTCGCCACCATCGAAAAGCTGGCCGTCAAGCTTCCCGGTTTGAAGCTGATCAATGCCTACGGTTCAACCGAGACCACGTCGCCGTCCACCATCATGCCGCCGGAGCTGACCGCCGCTCACATCGACAGCGTCGGCCTGCCGTGCCCGGGCGCGCAAATCATCGTGGTCGATGCCGACGGGCACGAACTGCCGCGCGGCGAGATCGGCGAAATCTGGACTCACGGCGGCTCGGTGATCAGGGGGTACTGGAACAATCCGAAAGCGACGGCCGAAAGTTTTACCGGCGGTTTCTGGCATTCCGGCGATCTCGGTTCGATCGACGCCGGGAATTTTGTCCGGGTATTCGATCGCCAGAAAGACATGATCAACCGCGGCGGGCTCAAGATTTATTCCGCCGAAGTCGAATCCGTGCTGGCGAGTCATCCCGCCGTGGTCGAGAGCGCCATCATCGCCAAGCCGTGCCCGGTGCTCGGCGAGCGCGTGCATGCCGTGATCGTGATCCGCGACGGCAGCGTGAGCGGCGAGACCTTGCGCGCGTGGTGCGCCGAGCGGCTCTCGGACTACAAGGTGCCGGAGACGATCGATCTCACCGCGGAGCCGCTGCCGCGCAATGCCAACGGCAAGGTGATGAAGCGGCAGTTGCGCGAGGTCTGGGCCGCAGCACAATGA
- a CDS encoding tetratricopeptide repeat protein gives MSELFDEVDEDVRRDQLKQLWDRYSIYIVAGALLIIAAVGGWRGYQYLEAKKAAEAGASFDHAVELSEQNKHAEAEAAFTELAAKAPSGYRVLARLHAAAEAATRDPQAAAKMYDDIAADRSVGTAEQDLAKIRAAGLLLETSTYPSMVARLEPLTGPDSTFRHTARELLALSAWHANDTTAARQWLDMIANDGETPASLRSRAEALQALLPPAAKS, from the coding sequence GTGTCTGAATTATTTGATGAAGTAGACGAGGACGTCCGCCGCGATCAGCTCAAGCAGCTGTGGGACCGGTATTCGATCTACATCGTGGCCGGCGCGCTGCTGATTATCGCCGCGGTCGGCGGCTGGCGCGGTTACCAGTATCTGGAGGCGAAAAAGGCGGCCGAGGCCGGTGCTTCCTTCGACCACGCCGTCGAACTCTCCGAACAGAACAAGCATGCGGAGGCGGAAGCGGCCTTTACCGAGCTCGCCGCGAAGGCGCCGTCGGGATATCGCGTGCTGGCGCGACTGCATGCCGCAGCCGAAGCCGCGACTCGCGATCCGCAGGCGGCGGCAAAAATGTACGACGATATTGCTGCCGATCGCAGCGTCGGCACCGCCGAGCAGGATCTCGCCAAGATCCGCGCCGCCGGATTGCTGCTGGAAACATCAACCTATCCCAGCATGGTTGCGCGCCTTGAGCCTCTCACCGGGCCGGACTCGACTTTTCGCCATACTGCACGTGAGCTGCTGGCGCTCTCGGCCTGGCATGCCAACGATACGACAGCGGCGCGGCAGTGGCTGGATATGATCGCCAACGATGGCGAGACGCCGGCTAGCCTGCGCTCGCGTGCCGAGGCCCTGCAGGCCTTGCTACCGCCGGCCGCCAAGAGCTGA
- a CDS encoding SDR family NAD(P)-dependent oxidoreductase, whose product MTKLLASRIALVTGASRGIGYATARALAKAGAHVVAVARTQGGLEELDDEIRQDGGSATLVPLNLTDFDGIARLGAALHERHGKLDILVGNAGVAGPSSPLGHIELKPWNEVMAINVTANFQLIRCMEPLLKKSDAGRAVFVTSAAANKALGYLGPYAASKAALETLVRVWANETATTPVRVNLFNPGPIRTRMRATVFPGEDPLTLDTPEQAAEFIVPMCAPDWSETGKFYDYPSRTLMSFRAPA is encoded by the coding sequence ATGACAAAACTCCTCGCCTCCCGTATCGCTCTCGTCACCGGCGCCTCGCGCGGCATCGGCTATGCCACCGCGCGGGCGCTGGCAAAAGCCGGCGCGCATGTGGTGGCGGTGGCGCGGACGCAAGGCGGCCTCGAGGAGCTCGACGACGAGATCCGGCAGGACGGCGGCAGCGCCACTTTGGTGCCGCTCAATCTCACCGACTTCGACGGCATCGCCCGGCTCGGCGCGGCGCTGCATGAACGCCACGGCAAGCTCGACATTCTCGTCGGCAATGCCGGAGTGGCCGGGCCCTCTTCACCGCTCGGCCATATCGAGCTGAAACCGTGGAACGAGGTGATGGCGATCAATGTCACGGCGAATTTCCAGCTGATCCGCTGCATGGAGCCGCTGTTGAAGAAATCCGATGCCGGCCGCGCGGTGTTCGTCACCTCGGCCGCCGCCAACAAGGCGCTTGGCTATCTCGGCCCCTACGCGGCGTCGAAGGCCGCGCTGGAAACGCTGGTACGGGTGTGGGCCAACGAGACGGCGACCACACCGGTTCGCGTCAACCTGTTCAACCCCGGCCCAATCCGCACCCGCATGCGCGCCACCGTGTTTCCCGGCGAAGACCCGCTGACGCTCGACACGCCCGAACAGGCCGCGGAATTCATCGTGCCGATGTGCGCACCGGATTGGTCTGAGACCGGCAAGTTTTATGATTACCCGAGCCGCACCTTGATGAGCTTTCGCGCGCCGGCGTGA
- the panB gene encoding 3-methyl-2-oxobutanoate hydroxymethyltransferase, protein MSVQSTIKRKTAPDIRARKNGEPIVMLTSYHAHTAALVDRYCDVILVGDSLGNVMHGFETTVPVTLDMMILQGHAVMRGSQHALVVVDMPFGSYEASKEQAFHSAVRILKETHCGAVKLEGGARMAETVAFLAERGIPVMGHIGLTPQSINTLGSFRAQGREEGSWEPIENDATAIAQAGAFSVVIEAVAEPLARKITETIAIPTIGIGASAACDGQVLVLEDMLGLSPRAPKFVRRYGNLGPMIEAAIEGYATDVRSRAFPGPEHVYGMKAKS, encoded by the coding sequence ATGTCTGTTCAATCGACCATCAAGCGCAAGACCGCGCCCGATATTCGCGCCCGCAAGAATGGCGAGCCGATCGTGATGCTAACCTCGTATCACGCCCATACCGCGGCATTGGTCGATCGCTATTGCGACGTCATTCTGGTCGGCGATTCCCTTGGCAATGTGATGCACGGTTTCGAGACCACGGTGCCGGTGACGCTCGACATGATGATCCTGCAGGGACACGCGGTGATGCGCGGCTCGCAACATGCGCTGGTTGTGGTCGACATGCCCTTCGGTTCCTATGAAGCCTCGAAGGAACAGGCGTTTCATTCCGCGGTCAGAATCCTCAAAGAAACCCATTGCGGCGCTGTCAAGCTCGAAGGCGGTGCGCGGATGGCGGAAACCGTCGCGTTTCTGGCCGAGCGCGGCATTCCCGTGATGGGCCATATCGGGCTGACGCCGCAGTCGATCAACACGCTCGGCTCGTTTCGCGCGCAAGGCCGCGAAGAGGGCAGCTGGGAGCCGATCGAGAACGACGCCACAGCGATTGCGCAGGCCGGCGCATTTTCGGTGGTGATCGAGGCGGTCGCCGAGCCCCTGGCGCGCAAGATCACCGAGACCATCGCGATCCCCACCATCGGCATCGGCGCCAGTGCGGCCTGCGACGGCCAGGTCCTGGTGCTGGAAGATATGCTGGGGCTGTCGCCGCGGGCCCCGAAATTCGTCCGTCGCTACGGCAATCTCGGTCCGATGATCGAGGCCGCCATCGAGGGCTATGCCACCGACGTGCGCTCGCGGGCTTTCCCCGGACCCGAACATGTCTACGGCATGAAGGCCAAAAGCTGA
- the der gene encoding ribosome biogenesis GTPase Der, translated as MSFTIAIIGRPNVGKSTLFNRLVGQKLALVDDEPGVTRDRREGEARLGDLEFTVIDTAGLDEGAKGSLTARMQEQTEAAIGLADALMFVVDARAGLTPNDRAFADFARRANKPVVLVANKSEGKQGDAGAMEAYALGLGEPIQISAEHGEGLSDLYDSLRALMPEPVDEGEEFDDDDVIDSDEDISKRPIRVAIVGRPNAGKSTLINHLLGEERLLTSAEAGTTRDSISVEVNWQGRDFRVFDTAGLRRRSRIEEKLEKLSVADALRAIRFAEVVVLMMDAQNKFEEQDQRIADLIEREGRALVIAVNKWDLMGRHSSLISALRTDADHLLPQVKGMPIVAVSGLMGEGIDRLMSAVEQAYAVWNRRVPTASLNRWFEQAVDANPPPAVSGRRLKLNYITQAKARPPSFVLFCSRADAVPQSYLRYLINSLREFFEIPGTPVRISLREKANPFAHKRKRPS; from the coding sequence ATGTCCTTCACGATTGCCATTATCGGCCGGCCCAATGTCGGAAAATCGACGCTGTTCAATCGGCTGGTCGGGCAGAAGCTCGCGCTGGTTGACGACGAGCCCGGCGTTACCCGCGACCGTCGCGAAGGCGAGGCCCGTCTTGGCGATCTCGAATTCACCGTGATCGACACCGCGGGCCTCGACGAGGGCGCCAAGGGCTCGCTCACCGCGCGGATGCAGGAGCAGACCGAGGCCGCGATCGGTCTCGCCGACGCCCTGATGTTCGTAGTCGACGCCCGCGCGGGCCTCACGCCGAACGATCGCGCCTTCGCCGATTTTGCGCGCCGCGCCAACAAGCCGGTGGTGCTGGTCGCCAACAAGAGCGAGGGCAAGCAGGGCGATGCCGGCGCCATGGAAGCTTACGCGCTGGGCCTCGGCGAGCCGATCCAGATTTCGGCCGAACATGGCGAGGGGCTCAGTGATCTCTACGACTCGCTGCGCGCGCTGATGCCGGAGCCGGTCGACGAGGGCGAAGAGTTCGACGACGACGACGTCATCGATTCCGATGAGGACATTTCGAAGCGGCCGATCCGGGTGGCCATTGTCGGCCGTCCCAATGCCGGCAAGTCCACGCTGATCAACCATCTGCTCGGCGAGGAGCGGCTGCTGACCAGCGCCGAGGCCGGCACCACCCGCGATTCGATTTCCGTCGAGGTCAACTGGCAGGGCCGGGATTTTCGCGTGTTCGACACCGCGGGCTTGCGGCGGCGCTCGCGGATCGAGGAGAAGCTGGAAAAACTCTCGGTGGCGGACGCGCTGCGCGCGATCCGCTTCGCCGAGGTCGTGGTGCTGATGATGGACGCGCAGAACAAGTTCGAGGAACAGGACCAGCGCATCGCCGACCTGATCGAGCGCGAGGGCCGCGCGCTGGTAATCGCCGTCAACAAATGGGATTTGATGGGGCGGCATTCGAGCCTGATTTCGGCATTGCGAACCGACGCCGATCACCTGCTGCCGCAGGTCAAGGGCATGCCGATCGTTGCGGTATCCGGCCTGATGGGCGAGGGCATCGACCGGCTGATGAGCGCGGTCGAACAGGCCTACGCGGTATGGAACAGGCGCGTCCCGACGGCGTCCCTCAATCGCTGGTTCGAACAGGCGGTCGATGCCAACCCGCCGCCAGCGGTGTCGGGGCGGCGGCTGAAGCTGAACTACATCACCCAAGCCAAGGCGCGGCCGCCGAGTTTTGTTCTGTTCTGCTCGCGCGCCGACGCCGTGCCGCAATCCTATCTGCGTTACCTCATCAACTCCTTGCGTGAGTTTTTCGAGATTCCGGGTACGCCGGTGCGGATCAGCCTGCGCGAAAAGGCTAATCCGTTCGCCCATAAGCGCAAGCGGCCGTCGTGA
- a CDS encoding TolC family protein has product MELHQRYFAAEHIAEPARDRQYDAVGPSVSLPIFSGGRLRSTLELREAQQQEAATTYRKTVLQAWHDVVNALVAHRLEQNRRARLRSQADHSRAALELARARYNDGVTEFLNVLDAERSLLDADQQYAASTTNVSLDLVQLFKALGGGWETTFPDVPSETAAVPVPGIAVDAAIDTHYHAEPAGIPPGPVQGSGSPGL; this is encoded by the coding sequence GTGGAACTTCACCAACGATATTTTGCGGCCGAACACATCGCTGAGCCAGCCCGAGATCGTCAGTACGATGCCGTTGGCCCCAGCGTTTCGCTGCCGATTTTCTCGGGCGGGCGGCTGCGCAGCACGCTCGAATTGCGCGAAGCGCAGCAGCAGGAAGCTGCCACCACCTATCGCAAGACCGTGCTGCAAGCCTGGCACGACGTCGTCAACGCGCTGGTCGCCCACCGCCTCGAACAGAACCGCCGCGCCAGATTGCGGTCGCAGGCCGACCACTCCCGGGCCGCGCTCGAGCTCGCCCGCGCGCGCTACAATGACGGCGTGACTGAATTCCTCAACGTACTCGACGCCGAGCGGTCGCTGCTGGACGCAGACCAGCAATATGCCGCCAGCACCACCAACGTCTCGCTCGATCTGGTGCAGTTGTTCAAGGCGCTTGGTGGCGGCTGGGAAACGACGTTTCCTGACGTGCCGTCGGAGACCGCGGCGGTCCCCGTGCCCGGTATTGCCGTCGATGCAGCGATAGATACGCATTATCACGCCGAACCTGCGGGGATTCCGCCGGGGCCGGTTCAGGGGTCAGGCAGCCCGGGCCTTTGA
- a CDS encoding NnrU family protein, producing the protein MGLLMMILGLVLFLGIHTLTTQRELRARVIGSWGEGGYKIGYALVSLAGLALIVWGFAHYRAEGMIEIWTPPRALKHLTEALMLPAVILVVAAYIRGRIFTTLKHPMLAGVKLWAVAHLLANGDLGSIILFGSFLAWAVFDRISLKRRADPGAPPIPVGGVGNDLIAVAVGVVAYLALGFAFHPVVIGVPVFGV; encoded by the coding sequence TTGGGACTGCTGATGATGATCCTGGGGCTGGTGCTGTTTCTCGGCATCCACACGCTGACCACGCAGCGCGAACTGCGCGCGCGCGTGATCGGGTCATGGGGCGAGGGCGGCTACAAGATCGGCTATGCGCTGGTGTCGCTGGCGGGCCTTGCGCTGATCGTCTGGGGCTTTGCGCATTATCGCGCAGAGGGGATGATCGAGATCTGGACCCCGCCGCGGGCGCTGAAACACCTCACCGAGGCGCTGATGCTGCCGGCTGTCATCCTGGTGGTGGCGGCCTATATCCGCGGCCGGATCTTCACCACGCTGAAGCATCCGATGCTGGCTGGCGTCAAGCTGTGGGCGGTGGCGCATCTGCTCGCCAACGGCGATCTCGGCTCCATCATCCTGTTCGGCTCGTTCCTGGCCTGGGCGGTGTTCGACCGAATCTCGCTGAAACGACGTGCCGATCCCGGCGCGCCGCCAATCCCGGTCGGCGGCGTCGGCAACGACCTGATCGCGGTGGCGGTCGGGGTCGTCGCCTATCTGGCGCTCGGCTTCGCATTCCATCCCGTCGTGATCGGCGTTCCCGTGTTCGGAGTCTGA
- a CDS encoding peptide chain release factor 3 — protein MSDPAIATESPTRAPFAAEVARRRTFAIISHPDAGKTTLTEKLLLFGGAINLAGQVKAKGERRNTRSDWMKIERERGISVVTSVMTFEFEGLVFNLLDTPGHEDFSEDTYRTLTAVDSAVMVIDAAKGIEARTRKLFEVCRLRDIPIITFINKMDRESRDTFDLLDEIEKTLALDTTPMTWPVGRGRDFLGTYDVVNGGVRLLEGGGAKTGAAQQIDIADLAGRNANLDVGAIKDELALVSEACQPFELEAFREGHLTPVYFGSALRNFGVGDLLEGLGRFAPPPRAQDSNLRKVEAAEPRMSAFVFKIQANMDPNHRDRIAFARLCSGKLTRGMKAKLVRTGKNMSLSSPQFFFAQDRALADEAFAGDVVGIPNHGTLRIGDTLTDGEDLSFVGVPSFAPEIVRRVRLTDAMKAKKLKEALQQMSEEGVVQVFRPRDGAPALVGVVGPLQLDVLKARLDAEYALPVEFEVSEFQLARWISSDDRKKLDAFIAANGSGVADDVDGDPVFLAKNEFYLGYVSERAEGINFSSIKDVKKKA, from the coding sequence ATGTCCGACCCCGCTATCGCCACCGAATCACCGACCCGTGCACCCTTCGCCGCCGAAGTGGCGCGACGGCGGACCTTTGCGATCATCTCGCATCCGGACGCCGGCAAGACCACGCTGACAGAGAAATTGCTGCTGTTCGGCGGCGCGATCAATCTCGCCGGCCAGGTCAAGGCCAAGGGCGAGCGGCGTAACACCCGTTCCGATTGGATGAAGATCGAGCGCGAGCGCGGCATCTCCGTGGTCACCTCGGTAATGACGTTCGAGTTCGAGGGCCTGGTGTTCAATTTGCTGGACACGCCGGGCCACGAGGATTTTTCCGAGGACACCTACCGCACCCTGACCGCGGTCGACTCTGCGGTGATGGTGATCGACGCCGCCAAGGGCATCGAAGCACGGACGCGAAAGCTGTTCGAGGTCTGCCGTCTGCGCGACATTCCGATCATCACCTTCATCAACAAGATGGACCGCGAGAGCCGCGACACCTTCGATCTCCTGGATGAAATCGAAAAGACGCTGGCGCTCGACACCACGCCGATGACCTGGCCGGTCGGCCGCGGCCGCGATTTCCTCGGGACCTACGACGTCGTCAACGGCGGCGTGCGCCTGCTCGAAGGCGGCGGCGCCAAGACCGGTGCCGCGCAACAGATCGACATCGCCGATCTCGCCGGCCGCAACGCCAATCTCGACGTCGGCGCCATCAAGGATGAACTGGCGCTGGTGTCGGAGGCCTGCCAGCCGTTCGAACTCGAAGCCTTTCGCGAGGGCCATTTGACGCCGGTCTATTTCGGCAGCGCGCTGCGCAATTTCGGCGTCGGCGATCTGTTGGAAGGTCTGGGGCGTTTCGCGCCGCCGCCGCGCGCGCAGGACTCCAACCTGCGCAAGGTCGAAGCCGCCGAACCGCGGATGAGCGCCTTCGTTTTCAAGATCCAGGCCAACATGGATCCGAACCATCGCGACCGCATTGCGTTCGCGCGGCTGTGCTCGGGCAAGCTTACACGCGGCATGAAGGCGAAGCTGGTGCGCACTGGCAAGAACATGTCGCTCTCCAGTCCGCAATTCTTCTTTGCTCAGGATCGTGCGCTGGCGGACGAGGCCTTTGCCGGTGACGTCGTCGGCATTCCCAATCACGGCACGCTACGGATCGGCGACACGCTGACCGATGGCGAGGACCTCAGCTTTGTCGGCGTGCCCTCGTTTGCGCCGGAAATCGTCCGCCGTGTCAGGCTGACCGATGCGATGAAGGCGAAGAAGCTCAAGGAGGCCCTGCAGCAGATGTCGGAGGAGGGCGTGGTGCAGGTGTTTCGTCCGCGCGACGGCGCGCCGGCGCTGGTCGGCGTGGTCGGTCCGCTGCAGCTCGACGTGCTGAAGGCGCGGCTCGACGCCGAATATGCGTTGCCGGTCGAATTCGAGGTCAGCGAGTTTCAGCTGGCGCGCTGGATTTCGTCCGACGACCGCAAGAAACTCGACGCCTTCATCGCCGCCAACGGCTCGGGGGTCGCCGACGACGTCGACGGCGATCCGGTGTTTCTCGCCAAGAATGAGTTCTATCTCGGCTACGTCAGCGAGCGCGCCGAGGGGATTAATTTTTCCAGCATCAAGGACGTGAAAAAGAAGGCGTGA